A genomic window from Anthocerotibacter panamensis C109 includes:
- a CDS encoding aromatic ring-hydroxylating oxygenase subunit alpha: protein MLAFQKAAAPAGAQTLAQSFYTCAKVFAREAEQIFYQQWLCVGRSEQIPQGGDYLLAQVLAESILLVRDKSGRARAFFNLCRHRGTRLCTEVQGHFPQAIACPYHAWSYGLDGSLLAARHMREVEGFDVADYPLHACALVEWEGFLWVNLAGDPQPFAAAFAPLLERFTPWKMTDLRLGHRIDYDVRANWKLLFQNYAECYHCSLIHPQLVKHSPDQSGCNDLWEGPFLGGYMDINPGGSLTVTGQTTRSALPGVQGENRERVYYYSLFPNVLLSLHPDYVMVHQLWPEAVDRTRVVCSWFFDPMAMAKPDFDPLDAVEFWDLTNRQDWHVCELTQQGVSSRAYTPGPYAHQEGLLAAFDREYLRMLGL from the coding sequence ATGCTTGCGTTCCAAAAAGCTGCCGCACCTGCGGGGGCGCAAACCCTCGCCCAAAGCTTTTATACGTGTGCAAAGGTCTTTGCTCGAGAGGCGGAGCAAATCTTTTATCAGCAGTGGCTGTGTGTGGGGCGCAGCGAGCAGATCCCACAGGGGGGAGACTACTTGCTGGCCCAAGTTTTGGCGGAGAGTATCCTTCTAGTCCGTGACAAAAGTGGGCGGGCGAGGGCCTTTTTCAATCTCTGCCGCCACCGGGGGACGCGTCTGTGTACCGAGGTGCAGGGGCATTTCCCGCAGGCGATCGCCTGTCCCTACCACGCCTGGAGTTATGGGCTGGATGGATCGCTGCTTGCCGCTCGGCATATGCGCGAGGTCGAAGGATTTGACGTGGCGGACTACCCGCTCCATGCCTGTGCTCTAGTAGAGTGGGAGGGTTTCCTCTGGGTGAACCTTGCCGGTGACCCACAGCCTTTTGCTGCGGCTTTTGCGCCGTTGCTTGAACGGTTTACGCCCTGGAAGATGACCGATTTGCGCTTGGGGCACCGCATTGATTACGACGTGCGGGCCAACTGGAAGCTGTTGTTTCAAAACTATGCCGAGTGCTATCACTGCTCGCTCATCCACCCCCAATTGGTCAAGCACTCCCCCGATCAGAGCGGGTGTAACGACCTCTGGGAAGGGCCTTTTCTAGGCGGCTACATGGATATTAATCCGGGGGGCAGCCTGACGGTGACCGGACAAACCACCCGTTCTGCCCTACCTGGGGTTCAGGGCGAGAACCGGGAGCGGGTGTACTACTATTCGCTGTTCCCGAACGTCTTGCTCAGTCTGCACCCGGACTATGTCATGGTCCATCAACTTTGGCCGGAGGCGGTGGACCGGACGCGGGTAGTCTGCTCCTGGTTTTTTGACCCGATGGCGATGGCTAAGCCCGACTTTGATCCGTTGGATGCTGTTGAATTCTGGGATTTGACCAACCGACAGGACTGGCATGTTTGCGAACTAACGCAGCAAGGGGTCAGCTCTCGGGCCTATACGCCTGGACCCTATGCTCATCAAGAGGGCCTGCTTGCTGCTTTTGACCGGGAGTATTTGCGGATGTTGGGTCTGTGA
- the groL gene encoding chaperonin GroEL (60 kDa chaperone family; promotes refolding of misfolded polypeptides especially under stressful conditions; forms two stacked rings of heptamers to form a barrel-shaped 14mer; ends can be capped by GroES; misfolded proteins enter the barrel where they are refolded when GroES binds), giving the protein MAKQIVFDEKARRALERGVNALADVVRVTLGPKGRNVVLEKKFGAPQIINDGVSIAKEIELEDPLENTGAQLIREVASKTNDVAGDGTTTATVLAQALIKEGLKNVAAGANPIALKRGIEKTVAKLVEQIAIIAKPVEDNETIARVATISAGDEEIGQMIAQAMSKVGKEGVITVEESKSLTTDLEVVEGMQFDKGYTSPYFMTDAERLVAELAEPLILITDKKISIIADLIPILEKVARSGRPLLILSEDIEGEALATLVVNKLRGVLNVCAIKAPGFGDRRKAMLQDIAILTGGDVISEEIGLRLENASLDMLGKARKITVTKDKTTIVAGDENKDAVAKRVAQIRQQIEASDSEYDKEKLQERVAKLSGGVAVIKVGAATETELKDRKLRIEDALNATKAAVEEGIVPGGGTTLLHLTKHIATIKSALSAEEAVGSAIVARALEAPVRQIAENAGLEGSVIVEKVKEKSDAFGFDALNNQFVDMLEAGIVDPAKVVRSALQNAASIAGMLLTTEAVIVDLPEKNKGGAPDMGGMGGMGGMGGMGGMGGMGGMM; this is encoded by the coding sequence ATGGCAAAGCAAATTGTGTTTGATGAAAAGGCGCGGCGGGCGCTCGAGCGTGGCGTCAATGCCCTAGCTGATGTTGTACGGGTGACCCTCGGTCCCAAAGGCCGCAACGTCGTCTTGGAGAAAAAATTCGGTGCGCCCCAAATCATCAACGATGGGGTGAGCATTGCCAAAGAAATCGAATTGGAAGACCCCCTGGAAAATACCGGGGCGCAGCTGATCCGCGAAGTCGCCTCCAAAACTAACGATGTCGCAGGCGATGGCACGACCACCGCGACCGTCCTTGCCCAAGCATTGATTAAAGAAGGGCTAAAGAACGTCGCTGCCGGGGCCAATCCTATCGCCCTCAAGCGCGGCATCGAGAAGACCGTAGCCAAGCTCGTCGAGCAGATTGCCATCATCGCCAAGCCTGTCGAAGATAACGAAACCATCGCTCGGGTCGCTACCATTTCGGCAGGGGACGAGGAAATCGGTCAGATGATTGCCCAAGCGATGAGCAAAGTCGGTAAAGAAGGCGTCATCACCGTGGAAGAGTCCAAGTCTCTGACCACCGATCTCGAAGTAGTCGAGGGGATGCAGTTCGACAAGGGCTATACCTCCCCCTATTTCATGACCGATGCCGAACGGCTGGTAGCTGAACTGGCCGAGCCTTTGATCTTGATTACCGACAAGAAAATCTCGATCATCGCCGACTTGATCCCGATCCTCGAAAAGGTCGCCCGTTCTGGTCGTCCGCTGTTGATCCTCTCTGAAGACATTGAAGGCGAAGCCCTAGCGACCCTGGTGGTCAACAAGCTGCGCGGCGTGCTCAATGTTTGCGCGATCAAGGCTCCTGGCTTTGGGGACCGCCGCAAAGCCATGCTCCAAGACATCGCTATTCTCACCGGCGGCGATGTCATTTCCGAGGAGATTGGGCTGCGCCTGGAGAATGCTTCTCTGGATATGCTGGGTAAGGCCCGCAAGATCACAGTCACCAAAGACAAGACCACGATTGTGGCTGGGGACGAAAATAAAGATGCCGTCGCTAAGCGCGTCGCTCAAATTCGCCAGCAGATCGAGGCTTCTGACTCCGAGTATGACAAAGAGAAGCTCCAAGAGCGCGTGGCGAAGCTCTCGGGCGGGGTTGCGGTGATCAAGGTTGGGGCAGCCACCGAGACCGAACTCAAAGACCGTAAACTGCGCATCGAAGATGCTCTCAACGCGACGAAAGCCGCGGTGGAGGAAGGCATTGTTCCCGGAGGTGGAACCACCTTGCTGCACCTGACCAAGCACATTGCCACTATCAAGTCCGCACTCAGCGCCGAGGAAGCCGTGGGATCGGCTATTGTCGCTCGTGCCCTGGAAGCTCCGGTGCGTCAGATTGCTGAGAACGCTGGTCTCGAAGGCTCTGTGATCGTCGAGAAGGTAAAAGAGAAGTCGGATGCTTTCGGCTTTGACGCGCTCAACAACCAGTTTGTGGACATGTTGGAAGCAGGGATTGTGGACCCAGCCAAGGTCGTCCGCTCTGCGCTCCAGAATGCCGCTTCGATTGCCGGGATGCTCCTCACCACCGAGGCTGTGATCGTGGACCTGCCTGAGAAAAACAAGGGCGGGGCTCCTGACATGGGCGGTATGGGTGGCATGGGCGGCATGGGCGGCATGGGTGGTATGGGCGGTATGGGCGGCATGATGTAG
- a CDS encoding hemolysin family protein: protein MVADLTIITLLLLVNAFFACAEIAIVSVDRTILQQLLDKGDKRAQAVERLTDDSTRLLATVQVGVTFAAFFTSANAAVGLVVPLATLLSPFIGSASPNAAFILVTGLVSVLSLLLGELFPKKLALLYPEPIALFSAPTVEWLSKVAAPFVSLLSGATNLLLKATGNPTTNTDRAVTTDQIKTMIEIARDSGEVNEQERKMLFGVVELGDLAVRTLMVPRVQMIAIEAQATLNEARDLAGSTDYTRLPVYDKVIDNIVGILHTKDLLREWRPELAEVQRVKDLLRPVNFIPESKSAAELLKEMQRDRRHMAIVCDEYGGTVGLVTLEDLLEEIVGEIRDEYDVEEEQEFKRLGPQIGIFKLHAHLAVVNNELDLELPRDDHVTVGGLLHQQLQRPPVPGDAVIIPESEVMITVLESRQVKIEHFMPTLDEATD from the coding sequence ATGGTAGCCGACCTGACCATTATTACCCTGCTGCTGCTCGTCAACGCTTTTTTTGCCTGTGCCGAGATTGCGATTGTTTCGGTAGACCGGACTATTCTCCAGCAACTACTCGACAAGGGGGATAAGCGGGCGCAGGCGGTGGAACGGCTGACAGACGACAGTACGCGGCTACTGGCGACGGTACAAGTAGGGGTGACTTTTGCGGCTTTCTTTACCTCAGCTAATGCCGCGGTGGGGCTTGTCGTCCCACTAGCTACCCTACTCAGTCCTTTTATAGGGTCAGCCAGCCCAAATGCCGCCTTTATCCTGGTGACCGGGCTGGTTTCGGTCCTGTCTTTGCTCCTCGGGGAGCTGTTTCCCAAGAAATTGGCCCTACTCTACCCGGAACCGATTGCCCTATTTTCCGCGCCGACGGTGGAATGGTTGTCTAAGGTGGCTGCGCCCTTCGTCTCCTTGCTCAGTGGAGCTACCAATCTCCTACTTAAGGCTACCGGCAACCCGACCACAAACACCGACCGGGCGGTGACCACCGACCAAATTAAGACCATGATCGAGATTGCCCGTGACAGTGGCGAGGTCAACGAACAAGAGCGCAAAATGCTCTTCGGGGTCGTAGAGTTGGGAGACTTAGCCGTGCGGACCCTGATGGTGCCCCGTGTGCAAATGATCGCTATTGAAGCGCAGGCGACCCTCAATGAAGCCCGCGACCTCGCCGGAAGCACGGACTATACCCGCCTGCCGGTCTACGACAAAGTTATCGACAACATCGTGGGCATCCTCCACACCAAAGACCTCTTGCGAGAATGGCGACCGGAATTGGCAGAAGTACAGCGGGTTAAGGACTTGCTGCGCCCGGTAAACTTTATTCCTGAGTCCAAGTCAGCAGCCGAGTTACTCAAAGAAATGCAGCGCGACCGCCGCCACATGGCTATTGTCTGCGACGAATACGGCGGGACTGTGGGGCTTGTGACCCTCGAAGACTTGCTGGAAGAAATTGTTGGGGAGATCCGCGACGAGTACGACGTGGAGGAGGAGCAGGAATTTAAACGCCTCGGTCCGCAAATTGGAATCTTTAAGCTCCATGCCCACCTCGCGGTAGTCAACAACGAGCTAGACCTCGAACTACCGCGAGACGACCATGTGACCGTGGGCGGGCTCCTGCATCAGCAACTCCAACGCCCTCCGGTCCCCGGCGACGCAGTGATTATCCCCGAGTCCGAGGTGATGATCACAGTATTGGAGTCGCGTCAGGTAAAAATCGAACATTTTATGCCCACGTTGGACGAGGCTACTGACTAG
- the hpf gene encoding ribosome hibernation-promoting factor, HPF/YfiA family has protein sequence MKLLIHGKNIEVTEAIREYVERKVEKAVAPFDQLTQRVEIYLSVAHNPRVAANQSAEVTIHANGTIIRAEEASESLYASIDLVSDKIQRQLRKYKERNLKKSTPKTAVAVMESEPVAAPNGDRQVTLPKEVVRAKYFAMPPLSIEEALEQLHLVDHDFFVFRDKQTGQIHVLYERNHGGYGVIIPRGA, from the coding sequence ATGAAACTTTTGATTCACGGCAAGAACATTGAGGTGACCGAAGCGATCCGCGAGTACGTCGAGCGCAAGGTAGAAAAAGCCGTTGCTCCCTTTGACCAACTGACCCAACGCGTGGAAATCTATCTCTCGGTTGCCCATAACCCCCGGGTCGCAGCGAATCAGAGTGCTGAAGTTACCATCCATGCCAACGGAACCATTATCCGAGCTGAGGAGGCCAGCGAAAGCCTGTATGCCAGTATTGACCTGGTAAGTGACAAGATTCAACGGCAGTTGCGTAAGTATAAAGAGCGCAACCTCAAAAAATCCACTCCCAAAACCGCTGTAGCCGTGATGGAATCTGAACCTGTCGCTGCACCCAATGGCGACCGGCAGGTCACCCTACCCAAAGAAGTCGTCCGCGCCAAGTACTTCGCCATGCCGCCGCTCTCCATAGAAGAGGCGTTGGAGCAGTTACACCTAGTGGACCATGACTTCTTCGTCTTCCGCGACAAGCAGACAGGCCAGATCCATGTGCTCTACGAACGTAACCACGGTGGCTACGGGGTAATTATCCCGCGCGGAGCCTGA
- a CDS encoding alpha/beta fold hydrolase translates to MVTTLRLEPRTWTWRGYQLNYVVQGQGQPLVLLHGFGASVGHWRKNIPVLAAHYRVYALDWLGFGASAKPPLDYSLDLWEAQLLDFIAEFVPEPVVLMGNSIGALIALMASAHAPAGRIRGTALLNCAGGLTHRPEELPLLARPVMAAFQFGLRLPGVGAFLFNRVRSPRNIRNTLRQVYGNREAVTDELVDLLYQPSSDSGAARVFINVITAPAGIPPETLLPQVNHPVLVLWGETDPWTPIQRGATFSQYHPNLTFIPLPQTGHCPHDERPEVVHSHLLPWLRDL, encoded by the coding sequence ATGGTCACTACCCTCCGACTCGAACCCCGCACCTGGACTTGGCGGGGGTACCAGCTTAACTATGTCGTCCAAGGGCAGGGCCAGCCCTTGGTCCTGCTCCATGGCTTTGGGGCTTCAGTCGGCCACTGGCGCAAGAATATCCCGGTTTTAGCAGCGCACTATCGCGTCTATGCCCTGGATTGGCTGGGCTTTGGAGCCTCCGCTAAGCCGCCCTTAGACTACAGCCTAGACCTCTGGGAAGCCCAGTTGTTGGATTTCATAGCCGAATTTGTCCCCGAGCCTGTGGTGTTGATGGGTAACTCGATTGGCGCGTTGATTGCCCTGATGGCTAGTGCACATGCCCCCGCAGGCCGTATTCGTGGGACCGCCTTGCTCAACTGTGCCGGAGGGCTCACCCACCGACCCGAGGAGTTGCCCCTGTTGGCCCGCCCGGTCATGGCCGCGTTCCAGTTTGGGCTCAGGCTTCCAGGAGTAGGAGCATTTCTCTTTAACCGTGTCCGCTCCCCACGCAACATCCGCAATACCCTACGCCAGGTCTACGGCAATCGAGAAGCGGTCACCGATGAACTGGTAGACCTGCTCTATCAACCCTCCTCAGACTCAGGAGCCGCCCGCGTCTTCATCAACGTCATCACCGCCCCGGCGGGCATCCCCCCAGAAACGCTCCTGCCTCAAGTGAACCATCCAGTCCTGGTGCTTTGGGGTGAAACAGACCCCTGGACTCCAATCCAACGAGGAGCTACTTTCAGTCAATACCATCCCAACCTCACTTTTATCCCACTCCCTCAGACCGGCCACTGTCCCCACGACGAACGGCCTGAGGTGGTCCATAGCCACCTGCTTCCCTGGCTCAGGGACCTATAG
- the groES gene encoding co-chaperone GroES has protein sequence MTTTLTIGASSVRPLGDRVLIKIVAQEAKTAGGLFLPDTAKEKPQLGEVVAVGPGRKEKGTLVPLEIKVGDRVLYSKYSGTEIKIDGSEYLLCSEKDILAIAE, from the coding sequence ATGACAACAACGTTGACCATCGGGGCATCCTCGGTGCGTCCCTTGGGGGACCGGGTTTTGATCAAGATTGTGGCCCAAGAAGCAAAAACAGCGGGGGGCTTATTCCTCCCCGACACAGCTAAAGAGAAGCCTCAACTGGGTGAAGTGGTCGCTGTGGGACCGGGGCGCAAAGAAAAAGGGACGCTGGTACCCCTGGAAATCAAAGTCGGTGATCGCGTGCTCTACAGCAAATATAGCGGCACCGAAATCAAGATTGACGGGTCCGAGTACCTATTGTGCAGTGAAAAAGACATTCTGGCGATTGCCGAATAA
- a CDS encoding M50 family metallopeptidase, translating to MPTVNIRPTLTPTAIFSIVGLAALLSLFLWDSPFLLPLKLITVYLHEACHALASLLTGGVPFALSVSLNESGRTLSAGGFLPVVAAAGYVGTAAIGAALIALSRNPRTQQVFVLILCGLLLLLTVTVLKIWQWEFWAGALFALSWLWFNFRAQKLALYLNLFMGCFLCVYSLHDFLDFYYAVNATDAGILASSWGLPFLALPIALSWMAINLYLMVQALRLALR from the coding sequence ATGCCTACGGTTAACATTCGCCCCACCCTGACCCCAACCGCTATTTTCAGCATTGTAGGACTTGCAGCGCTGCTGAGCCTATTCCTATGGGATAGCCCGTTCCTGCTGCCGCTTAAGCTCATCACCGTCTACCTCCACGAAGCCTGTCATGCCCTAGCTTCGCTCCTCACCGGGGGCGTCCCCTTCGCCCTGAGCGTAAGCCTCAATGAGTCGGGACGCACTTTGAGTGCTGGGGGCTTCCTGCCCGTGGTGGCAGCGGCGGGCTATGTGGGGACCGCTGCCATTGGCGCAGCCCTGATTGCCCTCAGCCGCAATCCTCGGACCCAACAGGTCTTTGTCCTAATCCTGTGTGGTCTGCTCCTATTGCTCACGGTCACAGTCCTCAAGATCTGGCAGTGGGAATTTTGGGCGGGGGCACTTTTTGCTCTGAGTTGGCTATGGTTCAATTTTCGGGCGCAGAAGCTCGCCTTGTACCTGAACCTGTTTATGGGTTGTTTCCTGTGTGTCTATTCGCTCCACGATTTCCTAGACTTTTACTACGCAGTAAATGCCACTGATGCGGGCATCCTTGCCTCTAGTTGGGGCTTGCCCTTCCTCGCGTTGCCTATCGCCCTTAGCTGGATGGCGATCAACCTCTATCTGATGGTACAGGCGCTGCGTTTGGCCCTGCGCTGA
- a CDS encoding Uma2 family endonuclease, producing MPDDGLTVATAPTPDISDLVTEDDTPVDNFASEKHQRLLTEVLYSSWETGQRFVAAANVGIFARVGEPPVVPDMFLSLDVQVADQWWERKNRSYLIWEFGKPPEVVIELVSNREGNELGSKLRDYGRMRVAYYVVFDALEQLGGPVLQIFELQKLHYTPLKGNWLEDVGLGLTLWRGAFEQRTDLWLRWCDREGNVLLTGKERAERAEVRVAQAEERAARLAKRLQSLGMEPD from the coding sequence ATGCCTGATGATGGATTGACTGTGGCGACTGCCCCTACCCCAGATATCAGCGATTTAGTCACAGAGGATGATACCCCGGTGGATAATTTCGCCTCGGAGAAACATCAGCGCTTATTAACGGAAGTTTTATACAGCTCCTGGGAAACGGGGCAAAGATTTGTAGCAGCGGCGAATGTGGGCATTTTTGCTAGGGTTGGCGAGCCGCCGGTGGTGCCGGATATGTTTCTCAGCCTGGATGTACAGGTAGCAGACCAATGGTGGGAGCGGAAAAATCGTTCTTATCTCATCTGGGAATTTGGTAAGCCCCCGGAAGTGGTTATTGAGCTAGTCTCCAACCGCGAGGGCAACGAGTTAGGAAGCAAGTTGCGCGATTATGGGCGGATGCGGGTGGCGTATTACGTAGTTTTTGATGCGCTGGAGCAGTTGGGCGGGCCGGTGTTGCAGATTTTTGAACTGCAAAAATTACACTACACACCGCTGAAGGGAAATTGGCTTGAGGATGTGGGTTTGGGCTTGACGCTGTGGCGGGGAGCTTTTGAGCAGAGAACGGACCTATGGTTGCGTTGGTGTGATCGGGAGGGCAATGTGCTCCTGACCGGCAAGGAGCGGGCAGAACGAGCAGAAGTACGGGTGGCACAGGCAGAAGAGCGGGCGGCAAGATTAGCCAAGCGGTTGCAGTCTTTGGGAATGGAACCGGATTAG
- a CDS encoding exonuclease domain-containing protein — protein MPGETTPITELAWAIVDVETTGLSPAQGDRICEVAVLRAEPDGTTQVFSSLVNPGRPIRPQARAVHGLSDQDVSAAPYFAQLAPTLNHWFTDAVLIAHNAPFDTGFLAVEYALAQLQAPLLSVIDTLQLARRYFTFSRRNLGVIAHEMGIPVVGAHRAGVDVLTTHRVFQEMVRQLGSLGLHTLKDLQASATFRPVYDLDQIPPALGIALQTQQPVSIRYDRGSGVSERLVQPLWTDGKYLIAFCHLRREQRTFRVDRILAVW, from the coding sequence GTGCCGGGGGAAACCACGCCCATTACTGAGTTGGCTTGGGCTATCGTCGATGTCGAGACGACAGGGCTCTCCCCCGCTCAGGGAGACCGTATTTGTGAAGTGGCAGTCCTACGGGCTGAGCCCGATGGTACGACACAAGTTTTTTCTTCTTTGGTCAACCCCGGACGTCCGATTCGTCCCCAAGCGCGTGCGGTCCATGGCCTCAGCGACCAGGATGTCAGCGCTGCGCCCTATTTCGCACAACTAGCACCCACCCTAAATCACTGGTTTACCGACGCGGTACTCATCGCCCATAATGCCCCGTTTGATACGGGGTTTCTTGCGGTGGAATATGCCCTAGCGCAGCTCCAGGCTCCGTTGCTTTCGGTCATCGATACCCTGCAATTGGCTCGACGTTACTTTACCTTTTCGCGCCGCAATCTCGGGGTCATCGCCCACGAAATGGGTATCCCCGTAGTAGGTGCCCACCGCGCCGGAGTGGATGTTCTGACCACCCACAGGGTCTTCCAGGAAATGGTCCGGCAACTCGGATCTCTGGGATTGCACACCTTAAAAGATTTGCAGGCGAGCGCAACTTTCCGTCCGGTATATGACCTTGACCAGATCCCTCCAGCGTTGGGTATTGCGCTCCAGACGCAGCAGCCCGTCTCGATTCGGTATGACCGTGGGTCCGGGGTGAGCGAACGGTTGGTGCAGCCACTGTGGACCGACGGGAAATACCTGATTGCCTTTTGTCATCTGCGCCGGGAGCAACGAACGTTCCGGGTGGACCGGATCTTGGCGGTTTGGTGA
- a CDS encoding basic amino acid ABC transporter substrate-binding protein produces the protein MSVVGFTQRWVLCCLLLTACATNPSGSDGKTLIVATDPTFPPFESQAPGGVVGFDMDLMRAVAAEAGLSVTFKSLPFDGILGALQAGTADAAISTITITPERAKVVSFTRPYYKSGLAITVREADKTIHSTDDLANKTIAVNIGTVGAMRATTIPGAKVLTFDSGPQQFQELINGRADAVLNDAMITEFALRTGAVKGVRITGQWLTEEYWGIAVAPRSPKLAVLDQALATVISKGIYAKLYRRWFSREPLPLPTTAPALAP, from the coding sequence GTGAGTGTGGTGGGGTTTACCCAACGCTGGGTGCTGTGCTGTCTGCTCCTCACAGCCTGTGCGACCAATCCGTCGGGTTCTGACGGGAAAACGCTCATCGTCGCCACAGACCCGACTTTCCCTCCTTTTGAATCTCAGGCTCCGGGCGGGGTCGTGGGGTTCGACATGGACTTGATGCGGGCGGTAGCGGCTGAGGCGGGTCTATCGGTGACCTTTAAAAGCCTACCCTTCGACGGTATCCTCGGGGCACTCCAAGCGGGTACGGCGGACGCGGCGATTAGCACCATCACGATCACCCCTGAGCGGGCCAAGGTCGTCTCCTTCACCCGTCCCTACTACAAGTCGGGGCTGGCGATCACTGTGCGCGAAGCGGATAAAACCATCCATTCCACAGACGACTTAGCAAACAAGACCATTGCGGTGAACATTGGTACGGTCGGGGCTATGCGGGCTACGACGATTCCGGGGGCCAAAGTGCTTACGTTTGATTCAGGACCGCAGCAATTCCAGGAATTGATCAACGGCAGGGCGGACGCCGTACTCAACGACGCGATGATCACGGAGTTTGCCCTCAGGACCGGGGCTGTTAAAGGCGTTCGGATTACCGGGCAATGGCTCACGGAGGAATACTGGGGGATCGCAGTCGCCCCCCGTTCCCCGAAGCTAGCCGTCCTGGATCAAGCCCTGGCTACGGTCATCAGCAAAGGTATCTACGCCAAGCTGTACCGCAGGTGGTTCAGCCGCGAACCGCTCCCCTTACCGACAACAGCACCGGCCCTTGCCCCCTAA